In one window of Poriferisphaera corsica DNA:
- the coaE gene encoding dephospho-CoA kinase (Dephospho-CoA kinase (CoaE) performs the final step in coenzyme A biosynthesis.), whose translation MKKAWKYKKPVIGMMGAPGSGKSVVAHVLAELGCCVIDADQLAKDAINEQRVQEELKAWWGDDVIGDDGLVDRAFVAKRVFGDKANLGRLEGVVHPVVGQLREAAREEAFADEGVKAVVEDCPLLLEVGLDVECDVLIYVDASWESRLKRVQENRGWDEAELRKREKNQGSLDTKRRRADYVISNDAGLADTEAEVRRFASLIFPV comes from the coding sequence ATGAAAAAAGCTTGGAAATATAAGAAGCCAGTGATTGGGATGATGGGTGCCCCGGGTTCTGGGAAGAGTGTGGTTGCGCATGTGTTAGCGGAGTTAGGGTGTTGTGTGATTGATGCGGACCAGTTAGCGAAAGATGCGATCAATGAGCAGCGTGTACAAGAAGAACTGAAGGCGTGGTGGGGTGACGATGTGATTGGAGATGACGGGTTGGTCGACCGTGCATTTGTAGCTAAGCGAGTTTTTGGGGATAAGGCTAACCTGGGGCGATTAGAGGGGGTTGTACATCCTGTTGTGGGGCAATTACGCGAGGCGGCGAGAGAAGAAGCGTTTGCGGATGAGGGGGTGAAGGCTGTGGTGGAAGATTGCCCATTGCTGCTAGAAGTGGGTTTGGATGTGGAGTGTGATGTGCTGATTTATGTGGATGCGAGCTGGGAATCGCGGCTAAAACGTGTTCAGGAGAACCGGGGCTGGGATGAAGCGGAATTGCGGAAAAGGGAGAAAAATCAAGGTTCGCTTGACACGAAGCGACGGCGTGCCGATTATGTTATAAGTAATGATGCGGGTTTGGCCGATACTGAGGCTGAAGTTCGCAGATTTGCTTCCCTGATTTTTCCTGTATAA
- a CDS encoding GspE/PulE family protein codes for MARKRRQIGEILKRWGLVDDQQIEEAAKIAQGSRKRIGDVLNELGYAQQNDVAKALASQFDMEFVDLDQPNVVSKDNLSLIPIDMIKKYIVLPLGKDGDTLKVLVHDPMDLDLIDDLQFRLGGKVELALGAKAKIKEYIDSMLSETRESIDQTVRELSMDQSMDRGASLDIQFTGDDSQDEDEDDGGDDDTPIIKLVNQVIAEAVLARSSDIHIEPFENRVRLRYRIDGVCHERNVIPKRVQSAVTARMKILAGMKVEERRIPQDGRIKMKIAGDPIDFRVSCCPVYHGESIVLRVLRPDAANIGLDQLGMQPDTLEIFNDIITRPTGIFLVTGPTGSGKTTTLYSALAKLNRPDLKIITAEDPIEYNFKGINQCQVSEATGMTFQIILKAMLRQAPNIILVGEIRDKEVGEVAVQAALTGHLVFSTLHTNDAPSAITRMLDMGLKPFLVASSVQAILAQRLIRMLCQHCKEPDENPDERMMALCGFSKDDLAGKTVYKACGCKRCSGTGYRGRRGIYEILVMNSEIRDLAFNREPVSKIREAAALSGMRNLLGDGKLKILSGETTLEEISRITQVEGLVDDEIHEDEDAIVA; via the coding sequence ATGGCCCGCAAGCGACGCCAAATCGGCGAGATCCTTAAACGATGGGGACTGGTCGATGATCAGCAAATCGAAGAAGCAGCAAAGATCGCTCAGGGTTCGCGAAAGCGTATCGGCGACGTGCTGAATGAACTCGGTTATGCACAGCAAAACGATGTTGCAAAAGCACTTGCATCTCAATTCGACATGGAATTCGTCGACCTCGACCAGCCCAATGTTGTCTCAAAAGACAACTTATCGCTGATCCCAATCGACATGATCAAAAAGTATATCGTCCTCCCACTCGGGAAAGATGGCGATACGCTCAAAGTCCTCGTTCATGACCCTATGGACCTTGATCTGATCGACGACTTACAGTTCCGTCTCGGTGGCAAAGTCGAGCTCGCACTCGGCGCAAAAGCAAAAATCAAAGAATATATCGACTCCATGCTCTCTGAGACGCGTGAGAGTATCGACCAAACTGTCCGCGAACTCTCCATGGACCAATCGATGGACCGTGGCGCCTCACTCGACATCCAATTCACCGGCGATGACAGCCAGGACGAGGATGAAGACGACGGCGGTGACGATGACACACCAATCATCAAACTCGTCAATCAGGTGATCGCTGAAGCCGTCCTCGCACGTTCTTCCGATATCCATATCGAACCCTTTGAAAATCGCGTCCGTCTCCGATACCGCATCGACGGTGTCTGCCACGAACGTAACGTCATCCCCAAACGTGTGCAGTCTGCTGTAACCGCACGTATGAAGATTCTCGCCGGCATGAAAGTTGAAGAACGCCGCATCCCGCAAGACGGCCGAATCAAGATGAAAATCGCCGGCGACCCAATCGACTTCCGTGTTTCATGCTGTCCTGTTTACCATGGCGAATCGATTGTTCTCCGTGTTCTACGCCCCGACGCCGCAAACATCGGCCTCGATCAGCTCGGCATGCAACCCGACACACTCGAAATCTTCAATGATATCATCACACGGCCCACCGGCATCTTCCTTGTCACAGGCCCCACCGGCTCGGGTAAAACCACAACGCTCTACTCCGCGCTCGCCAAGCTCAACCGACCTGACCTCAAGATCATCACTGCTGAAGACCCGATCGAGTACAACTTCAAGGGTATTAATCAGTGCCAGGTCAGCGAAGCCACTGGTATGACCTTCCAGATCATTCTCAAGGCCATGCTCCGTCAAGCTCCAAACATCATTCTCGTCGGTGAAATTCGTGACAAAGAGGTCGGCGAAGTCGCGGTCCAAGCCGCTCTGACCGGCCACCTCGTCTTCTCAACACTCCACACCAACGATGCACCTTCCGCCATCACACGTATGCTCGACATGGGCCTCAAACCCTTCCTCGTCGCTTCATCCGTGCAAGCCATCCTCGCACAGCGTCTGATCCGTATGCTCTGCCAACACTGCAAAGAGCCTGACGAAAATCCTGACGAACGCATGATGGCTCTCTGTGGATTCTCCAAAGACGACCTTGCAGGCAAAACCGTCTACAAAGCTTGCGGCTGCAAACGCTGCTCCGGCACCGGTTACCGCGGCCGTCGTGGTATCTACGAGATCCTCGTCATGAATTCCGAGATCCGTGACCTCGCATTCAACCGCGAACCCGTCAGCAAAATCCGTGAAGCCGCCGCCCTTTCAGGCATGCGTAACTTGCTCGGCGACGGTAAGCTCAAAATCCTCTCCGGCGAAACCACCCTCGAGGAAATCAGCCGCATCACTCAGGTCGAAGGCCTCGTCGATGACGAAATCCACGAAGATGAAGACGCCATCGTTGCCTGA
- a CDS encoding type IV pilus twitching motility protein PilT, with protein MSTIHIDRLLDTVVRQNASDLHLSVGKPPTLRMRGRLVELRTKVLEPADTVALMKAITPERSQNELQEEGGSDFGFAYGDAARFRVSIFKQKGNVSLVLRQIPNRLLGMDEIGLPGIVSDLIRRPQGLFLVTGPTGSGKTTTLASMINNINETQDKHLITIEDPVEYYHPHKKSIVNQREVGNDVPSFSEALRRALRQDPDCILVGEMRDLETIEAAITASETGHLVFGTLHTTGASGTINRVIDAFPVSQQAQIRVQLSVSLMAVLSQQLLRRIDKNGMVAAYEFMVVTPAIANLVREGKTFRIDSAIQTGKKFGMQLLDDHLWDLYEKGWIDAGDMIDRGKNASSLIEKVHRAGGTVGRVELDEAEEATA; from the coding sequence ATGTCAACCATCCATATTGACCGCCTTCTTGACACAGTCGTCAGACAGAACGCCTCCGACCTCCACCTCTCCGTCGGTAAGCCCCCGACCCTGCGTATGCGTGGTCGGCTTGTCGAACTTCGCACCAAAGTCCTTGAGCCAGCCGACACCGTCGCGCTCATGAAAGCCATCACACCTGAACGTTCTCAAAACGAACTTCAGGAAGAAGGCGGCTCCGACTTCGGCTTCGCTTATGGCGACGCGGCTCGTTTCCGTGTCTCCATCTTCAAGCAAAAAGGCAACGTCTCACTCGTCCTGCGTCAGATTCCTAACCGTCTCTTAGGCATGGATGAAATCGGCTTGCCCGGCATCGTCTCAGACCTCATCCGTCGCCCGCAAGGCCTCTTCCTCGTCACCGGGCCAACCGGTTCTGGTAAGACGACCACCCTCGCTTCGATGATTAACAACATCAACGAAACGCAGGACAAGCACCTGATCACCATTGAAGACCCCGTAGAGTATTACCACCCGCACAAGAAATCGATCGTCAACCAGCGTGAAGTTGGTAACGACGTACCTTCCTTCTCCGAAGCACTCCGTCGTGCCCTGCGTCAGGACCCTGACTGCATCCTCGTCGGCGAAATGCGTGACCTCGAAACCATCGAGGCCGCCATCACCGCTTCCGAAACAGGCCACCTCGTTTTCGGCACTCTGCACACCACCGGTGCTTCTGGCACCATCAACCGTGTGATCGACGCCTTCCCTGTTTCACAGCAGGCTCAGATCCGCGTGCAGCTCTCTGTCTCACTCATGGCCGTCCTCTCACAGCAACTCCTTCGCCGTATCGACAAAAACGGCATGGTCGCTGCTTACGAGTTCATGGTCGTCACCCCAGCCATCGCGAACCTCGTCCGTGAAGGCAAAACCTTCCGTATCGACTCCGCCATCCAGACCGGTAAAAAATTCGGCATGCAGTTGCTAGACGACCACCTCTGGGATCTTTACGAAAAAGGCTGGATCGATGCAGGCGATATGATCGACCGCGGCAAAAACGCTTCCTCACTCATCGAGAAAGTTCACCGTGCAGGCGGAACCGTCGGCCGCGTCGAACTCGACGAAGCAGAAGAAGCAACCGCATAG